A genomic region of Zalophus californianus isolate mZalCal1 chromosome 11, mZalCal1.pri.v2, whole genome shotgun sequence contains the following coding sequences:
- the LOC113915450 gene encoding olfactory receptor 51S1, translated as MSTFPNQVAPSNTSMAPTFLLVGMPGLSAVPSWWTIPLLTIYLLSALGNGTILWIIALDPTLHRPMYFFLFLLSVSDVGLATALMPTLLGLAFAGVHAVPASACLLQMFFVHVFSVMESSVLLAMALDRALAICRPLHYPMLLTNDVISKIGLAITFRCLGLHLPLPFLLANMSYCHPQVLTHSYCLHPDIAHLACPGAWSAVYSLFVVLSAMGLDPLLIFFSYGLIGRVLQGLGSREERWKAGQTCAAHLSAVLLFYMPMILLALIDCLRVPVPQPAHTLLSYVHFLLPPLINPILYSVKMKEIRERILKRLQPKKVGCAQ; from the coding sequence ATGTCAACATTCCCCAACCAGGTAGCCCCCAGTAACACTTCAATGGCCCCCACCTTCTTGTTGGTGGGCATGCCAGGTCTGTCAGCTGTACCCTCCTGGTGGACAATACCACTCCTCACCATCTACCTTCTTTCTGCCCTGGGAAATGGTACTATCCTCTGGATCATTGCCCTGGATCCCACCTTGCACCGCCCAatgtacttcttcctcttcctgctaaGTGTGTCTGATGTTGGCTTGGCCACAGCCCTGATGCCAACCCTGCTGGGTCTTGCCTTTGCTGGTGTTCATGCTGTCCCTGCCTCAGCTTGCCTCCTACAGATGTTCTTTGTCCATGTCTTTTCTGTCATGGAGTCCTCTGTTTTGCTCGCCATGGCCTTAGATCGCGCACTAGCCATCTGCCGCCCTCTCCACTACCCAATGCTCCTCACCAACGATGTCATTAGCAAGATTGGCCTGGCTATCACTTTCCGATGCCTGGGTCTCCACCTGCCTCTGCCATTCCTCCTGGCCAACATGTCCTACTGCCACCCACAGGTTCTGACCCATTCTTACTGCTTGCACCCAGATATAGCCCATTTGGCCTGCCCGGGAGCTTGGAGTGCAGTCTACAGCCTCTTTGTGGTTCTGTCAGCCATGGGATTGGACCCCctgcttattttcttctcttatggCCTCATTGGCAGGGTGTTGCAAGGTTTGGGATCCAGAGAGGAGCGCTGGAAGGCTGGTCAAACCTGTGCTGCCCACCTCTCTGCTGTGCTCCTCTTCTACATGCCCATGATCCTCCTGGCCCTCATTGACTGTCTCAGGGTGCCAGTACCTCAGCCTGCCCATACTCTTCTCTCCTATGTccacttccttcttcctccactgATAAACCCTATTCTCTATAGCGTCAAGATGAAGGAGATTAGAGAGAGAATACTCAAGAGGTTACAGCCCAAGAAGGTGGGTTGTGCTCAATGA